One genomic window of Mercenaria mercenaria strain notata chromosome 2, MADL_Memer_1, whole genome shotgun sequence includes the following:
- the LOC123563213 gene encoding uncharacterized protein LOC123563213 gives MPPKRHRLPQTFPHKIVFIISLVLCLCACGSIVNAVIAWSNYLWGYYIGTGFWSGAVILLAGMFGIVASYVRSICAVKTFMIISIFGCVASLGMIALASGGLDSESGFYSGYNKTLFMTHVVHAVYLGLGVLQLALGVLSDGICIYYLFIGRSAEIYCVKNDEKRKRKKKRENIRREGKDRSSTGSQVPLVGETKQSKRKSKDKDISNNQRGSESIDENTDVNEIFPIPYTATGTLDRPALLRQEALMASVSPIRNPYNRSSSFSTFGRVGGPDRESLVVHPTDDNASVADTVTTKVPQSPDDECHYAQTMLFGPPVPIEQDEVLPPYEVIDSNLLRKKPKRRGLKRPKSEEVHVAGRQSRGRNSVPEQDKRNSSKRSRTSQERSKVPPGRKEYPTEHGSLKKHSSKQSSGENAVFRLSKSADLLTFDDETKDKKSPQSNSGLHEQGVACHDFAHSSDMILVMDQSVRLRHRRPQSQTMKINRDRRLERRRKALSAEVQLNKDQERTGLEHRSDSIDGSNSSLFASNRIMPTKFSLRQPVRQIGMPHVCSPVPVKPLVSVPRVSPPPKPPRNYSVTAEDLNYDEIDMDEEVDTIFADIDGLNNNDDVFALKETSVSTNVIEEKPLLCTERKPSKVAEIQVSQVQKQNTFLRSDDDVTIDTARVPLSPEVKLDSGPVLKFIPPKRESKPPIDNVDGTANKETIKSGIISVDKSKEVHPKRQSADTMVLPSSPIMRPPPIAFLRTNKIDDQVQNENLAENRAKDNDVKTQSNFQFGNTNNKNTEIVYAKVLKGSPNSPASPTSPTSPTAKVLKAKRLTYTFKDRDVSVFDPIGNSKEIEETIEATESISVQFPVDKPKETEVVKKNEHPVAEKHNSNIESRPNGIVRQPPLSPSERILQRKANMTEVQKDLSPSKEDRPVIIQPANTSKDFDKNVHGARPKTSYKGLFAPLVAPKQSHGSKTDTKQFKAEKPVSNNVTSGSGNSADSQQKNIIQQPSRISGKSTSLPPTLPKPPRTKTNVNTTDINRITSSVPNSSVQFVSPVISTTTATIPTSGAAARDVPVNRVQGISVSQPMSPNSQGVLHLPQSQYSRQVSGTVSPPVAAANNPHVAGAAPNINIRQQNNAQQNNDNQPNKPLFSVVL, from the coding sequence ATGCCACCAAAACGCCACCGGTTGCCTCAGACATTTCCACATAAAATTGTGTTTATTATTTCGTTGGTGCTTTGTTTGTGCGCATGTGGAAGCATAGTGAACGCAGTGATAGCATGGAGCAATTATCTTTGGGGATACTACATCGGGACTGGATTCTGGTCTGGTGCTGTCATTCTTTTGGCGGGAATGTTTGGTATTGTTGCCAGTTATGTACGTAGCATCTGCGCCGTGAAGACATTcatgattatttctattttcgGGTGTGTTGCTTCCTTAGGAATGATCGCATTGGCTTCCGGTGGACTTGATTCCGAGAGCGGGTTTTACAGTGGATATAATAAAACCTTGTTTATGACTCATGTCGTCCATGCGGTTTACCTTGGACTTGGCGTCCTGCAGTTGGCTCTGGGTGTTCTTTCTGATGGAATCTGTATATATTATCTATTTATCGGGAGAAGTGCTGAAATTTATTGCGTGAAAAATGACGAAAAAAGGAAGCGCAAGAAAAAGCGCGAGAACATTCGGAGGGAGGGGAAAGATAGGTCAAGTACAGGTAGTCAGGTTCCGCTTGTCGGTGAAACTAAGCAATCAAAACGGAAAAGCAAAGACAAAGATATATCAAATAACCAAAGAGGATCGGAATCCATTGACGAAAATACAGATGTAAACGAAATTTTCCCGATACCATACACTGCAACAGGTACCCTTGATAGGCCGGCCCTGTTGCGTCAAGAAGCATTAATGGCAAGTGTTTCGCCTATTCGAAACCCATATAATAGGAGTTCGTCTTTTTCAACATTCGGACGCGTTGGAGGTCCAGACAGAGAATCATTAGTAGTTCACCCGACTGACGACAATGCGAGTGTTGCCGACACTGTCACTACCAAAGTTCCTCAAAGTCCTGACGATGAATGCCATTACGCTCAGACGATGTTATTTGGACCCCCAGTGCCTATAGAACAAGACGAAGTACTACCACCGTATGAAGTCATAGACAGTAACCTTTTGAGAAAGAAACCTAAACGGCGGGGTCTGAAACGCCCTAAAAGTGAAGAAGTTCATGTTGCCGGTAGACAGTCACGTGGCCGTAACAGTGTTCCGGAACAGGACAAGAGAAATAGTAGTAAAAGAAGTAGAACCTCACAAGAACGATCAAAAGTTCCTCCTGGTAGGAAAGAGTATCCAACTGAACATGGCTCATTAAAGAAACATTCATCTAAACAAAGTAGTGGTGAAAATGCTGTGTTTAGGCTGAGTAAATCAGCAGATTTGCTGACTTTTGATGATGAAACTAAAGATAAAAAGTCTCCTCAGAGTAATTCTGGTTTACACGAACAAGGTGTAGCTTGTCATGATTTTGCTCATTCCAGTGACATGATTCTCGTGATGGACCAATCAGTTCGTCTTAGACACAGACGTCCACAAAGTCAGACAATGAAAATCAATAGAGATAGACGACTAGAAAGAAGGCGTAAAGCCCTGTCTGCAGAAGTTCAACTGAACAAAGACCAAGAAAGAACTGGACTAGAACATAGAAGTGACTCCATAGATGGGTCAAATTCCAGTTTATTTGCAAGCAATAGGATAATGCCAACAAAATTTTCGCTACGGCAACCTGTTCGCCAGATAGGTATGCCACATGTGTGTTCCCCGGTGCCAGTAAAACCGCTGGTAAGTGTACCAAGGGTAAGCCCACCGCCTAAACCACCGAGAAATTATTCTGTCACGGCTGAAGATTTAAACTACGATGAAATAGACATGGACGAAGAGGTGGACACTATCTTCGCCGATATAGATGGACTTAACAATAATGACGATGTGTTTGCATTAAAAGAGACATCCGTTTCTACAAATGTCATAGAAGAGAAGCCCTTATTATGTACAGAACGAAAACCCAGTAAGGTTGCTGAAATTCAAGTGTCGCAAGTTCAGAAACAAAACACATTCTTGAGAAGTGACGATGATGTTACTATAGATACGGCTCGCGTGCCTTTATCACCTGAAGTCAAGCTAGACTCTGGTCCAGTTTTAAAATTCATTCCCCCAAAACGAGAATCAAAACCACCTATTGATAACGTAGATGGGACGGCTAATAAAGAAACCATAAAGAGTGGCATTATTTCAGTCGATAAAAGCAAAGAGGTTCATCCTAAAAGACAGTCTGCTGATACAATGGTCTTACCATCATCGCCAATTATGAGACCGCCGCCAATTGCGTTTCTAAGAACAAATAAAATTGACGATCAAGTGCAGAATGAAAACTTAGCTGAAAACCGTGCGAAAGATAACGATGTGAAAACACAGTCAAATTTTCAGTTTGGAAAcacaaataataaaaacacagaAATAGTTTATGCAAAGGTTTTAAAAGGAAGTCCAAACTCACCAGCATCGCCAACATCACCTACGTCACCTACCGCAAAAGTTCTGAAGGCAAAACGACTTACTTACACTTTTAAAGACAGGGATGTGAGTGTATTCGACCCAATAGGCAATAGCAAAGAAATTGAAGAGACTATAGAAGCAACAGAATCAATATCTGTACAATTTCCAGTTGACAAACCAAAGGAAACTGAAGTAGTAAAGAAAAATGAGCATCCTGTCGCTGAAAAGCATAATAGTAACATTGAATCTCGTCCTAACGGTATAGTCCGCCAGCCGCCTTTGTCGCCATCAGAAAGGATTCTTCAAAGGAAAGCAAATATGACTGAAGTGCAGAAGGATCTGTCGCCATCAAAGGAAGATAGACCTGTCATAATTCAACCAGCAAACACTTCTAAAGactttgacaaaaatgttcatggTGCAAGGCCAAAAACGTCATATAAAGGACTGTTTGCTCCTTTGGTTGCTCCAAAACAATCTCATGGAAGCAAAACTGATACAAAACAATTTAAGGCTGAAAAACCAGTTTCAAATAACGTTACAAGCGGTTCAGGTAACAGTGCGGATTCTCAACAAAAGAATATAATACAACAACCATCCCGTATTAGTGGGAAAAGCACTTCGTTACCACCGACGTTGCCAAAACCGccaagaacaaaaacaaatgtaaatacaACCGACATTAATAGAATAACCAGTAGTGTTCCTAACAGTAGTGTTCAGTTTGTGTCACCGGTCATTTCTACGACAACAGCGACGATTCCAACGTCAGGTGCAGCAGCGCGAGACGTTCCAGTAAATCGTGTTCAAGGTATCTCTGTGTCACAACCTATGTCGCCAAACTCTCAAGGTGTGTTGCACCTTCCCCAGTCTCAATATTCTAGGCAGGTGTCAGGTACTGTTTCACCGCCTGTGGCGGCCGCAAATAATCCGCATGTAGCTGGAGCGGCGCCAAATATTAACATTAGGCAACAAAATAATGCCCAACAAAATAATGACAACCAGCCAAACAAGCCGTTGTTTTCGGTTGTGTTGTAG